Proteins from a single region of Flaviflexus salsibiostraticola:
- the sufU gene encoding Fe-S cluster assembly sulfur transfer protein SufU translates to MSSLDSMYQEIILDHAKMRHGQGILESPDGESFQVNPTCGDQVTVQVNLDGDRISHLVWDGKGCSISQASISVMTGLVEGKTMAEAEELLGVFQELMNSRGRGIEDEKLDRLEDGAAFVGVAQFPARIKCALLGWMAMRDATIKATKAKGEGE, encoded by the coding sequence ATGAGCAGCCTAGATTCCATGTATCAGGAGATCATCCTCGACCATGCCAAGATGCGGCACGGTCAGGGGATCCTCGAGAGCCCGGATGGCGAGTCCTTCCAGGTCAATCCCACGTGCGGCGACCAGGTGACCGTTCAGGTCAACCTCGACGGCGACAGGATCAGCCACCTCGTGTGGGATGGTAAGGGGTGCTCGATCTCCCAGGCCTCGATCTCGGTCATGACCGGGCTCGTCGAGGGGAAGACCATGGCCGAGGCTGAGGAGCTGCTCGGCGTGTTCCAGGAGCTCATGAACTCCCGCGGCAGGGGAATCGAGGATGAGAAGCTCGACCGTCTCGAGGACGGCGCGGCCTTCGTCGGAGTGGCACAGTTCCCCGCCCGTATCAAATGCGCACTGCTCGGCTGGATGGCGATGCGCGACGCGACTATCAAAGCCACCAAGGCGAAAGGAGAAGGCGAATGA
- a CDS encoding metal-sulfur cluster assembly factor: MRTARLDGDARRDYQSHQGERRRRMSDITVAEVEEALRDVIDPELGINIVDLGLLYGVTLDNNAAIIDMTLTSAACPLTDVIEDQAVQALEGLVTEVRINWVWLPPWGPEKITIEGREQLRALGFNV; the protein is encoded by the coding sequence ATGCGCACTGCTCGGCTGGATGGCGATGCGCGACGCGACTATCAAAGCCACCAAGGCGAAAGGAGAAGGCGAATGAGTGACATCACTGTCGCCGAGGTAGAGGAAGCTCTGCGCGACGTCATCGACCCCGAGCTCGGCATCAACATCGTCGACCTGGGACTGCTCTATGGAGTGACCCTCGACAACAACGCCGCGATCATCGACATGACGCTGACGTCCGCGGCATGCCCGCTGACCGACGTCATCGAGGATCAGGCGGTCCAGGCCCTCGAGGGTCTCGTCACCGAGGTCCGCATCAACTGGGTCTGGCTCCCGCCGTGGGGCCCCGAGAAGATCACGATCGAGGGGCGCGAACAGCTTCGCGCACTCGGCTTCAACGTGTGA
- the dxs gene encoding 1-deoxy-D-xylulose-5-phosphate synthase, translated as MCQHRRISVSILSTITSPADVSRLSHKQVDGLAKEIRSFLVESVSQTGGHLGPNLGVVELSISLHRVFDSPRDTIVFDTGHQSYVHKVLTGRKDFTNLRSEGGLSGYPSRTESVHDVVENSHASTALSWAAGIARGYRLAGEDRSVVAVIGDGALTGGMAWEALNNIAEDQSLPLVIVLNDNDRSYEPTIGGMARKFDVTGVTRRLDQVRVSKDYESILNWGKKTLRASGPPGRLAYDAIHGFKRGVKDVLVDAGIFDALGIKYVGPVDGHKIRDLDTALEMAKEYGGPVVVHAITEKGRGYQPALDDVADRFHAVGQIHPETGLPIVQSGFGWTAVFADEILQAATRDPKIVALTAAMLRPVGLGPMRDAFPDRVIDTGIAEQHAVTTAAGLAFAGYHPVVALYATFLNRAYDQLLMDVALHRAPVTVVLDRAGITGNDGASHNGMWDLSLAAMIPGLRVAAPRDEATLRDELNEALAIDDGPTLLRYPKGSVPEAIPAVDRVGSLDIIGRSGGSGPRVLVVSIGATAGAALAATSVTTADVTIIDPRWVLPISEELIDFVEGFDAIVTIEDGLRDGGVGQQIADLASCPVTVLGVSRHFIDHASRKDILAREHMTGDDVITAVRAAAGHGPALSIASDA; from the coding sequence ATGTGCCAGCACAGGAGGATCAGCGTGAGCATACTGTCGACAATCACTTCTCCGGCCGATGTCAGCCGGCTGTCACACAAACAGGTGGACGGCCTGGCGAAGGAGATCAGGTCCTTCCTTGTCGAGTCCGTGTCACAGACGGGCGGGCACCTCGGCCCGAACCTCGGCGTCGTCGAGCTGTCGATCTCACTCCACCGCGTCTTCGACTCACCGCGTGACACGATCGTGTTCGACACGGGGCACCAGTCCTACGTCCACAAGGTCCTCACCGGCCGTAAGGACTTCACAAACCTGCGGTCTGAGGGTGGCCTGTCCGGCTACCCGTCGCGAACCGAGTCCGTCCACGACGTGGTCGAGAACTCCCATGCGTCGACAGCGCTGTCCTGGGCCGCCGGCATCGCCCGCGGCTACCGCCTCGCCGGTGAGGATCGCAGCGTTGTCGCCGTCATCGGTGATGGTGCTCTGACGGGTGGCATGGCCTGGGAGGCCCTCAACAATATCGCGGAGGACCAGTCCCTTCCCCTCGTCATCGTCCTCAACGACAACGATCGCTCCTACGAGCCGACCATCGGCGGCATGGCCCGCAAATTCGATGTCACCGGCGTCACGCGCCGTCTCGACCAGGTCCGTGTCTCGAAGGACTACGAGAGCATCCTCAACTGGGGTAAGAAGACCCTGCGAGCATCCGGTCCTCCAGGACGGCTCGCCTACGACGCAATCCATGGTTTCAAGCGGGGCGTCAAGGACGTGCTGGTCGACGCGGGGATCTTCGACGCCCTCGGCATCAAGTACGTCGGCCCCGTCGACGGGCATAAGATCCGTGACCTTGATACGGCGCTGGAGATGGCGAAGGAGTACGGCGGGCCCGTTGTCGTCCATGCCATCACCGAGAAGGGCCGCGGCTACCAGCCCGCACTCGACGACGTTGCGGACCGCTTCCATGCAGTGGGTCAGATCCATCCCGAGACGGGACTGCCGATCGTGCAGTCCGGCTTCGGGTGGACGGCCGTGTTCGCCGATGAGATTCTTCAGGCCGCGACAAGGGATCCGAAGATTGTCGCCCTGACCGCGGCCATGCTGCGCCCGGTCGGGCTCGGCCCGATGAGAGATGCCTTCCCGGATCGGGTCATCGACACCGGCATCGCCGAACAGCACGCGGTGACAACAGCCGCTGGCCTCGCCTTCGCCGGATACCACCCGGTCGTTGCTCTCTACGCCACCTTCCTCAACCGGGCCTACGATCAGCTCCTCATGGACGTCGCCCTCCATCGTGCCCCCGTCACGGTCGTCCTCGATCGCGCCGGCATCACCGGTAACGACGGCGCCTCCCACAACGGCATGTGGGACCTGTCGCTTGCCGCCATGATCCCGGGCCTGCGTGTCGCTGCACCCCGTGATGAGGCAACCCTGCGCGATGAGCTCAACGAGGCCCTCGCCATCGACGATGGACCGACGCTCCTGCGATACCCGAAGGGCAGCGTTCCCGAGGCGATCCCGGCCGTCGACCGCGTCGGCTCCCTCGACATCATTGGGCGCAGCGGCGGCAGCGGCCCGAGAGTCCTCGTTGTCTCCATCGGAGCCACGGCGGGGGCGGCCCTCGCCGCGACATCCGTCACCACCGCCGACGTGACGATCATCGATCCGCGCTGGGTTCTGCCGATCAGTGAGGAGCTCATTGACTTCGTCGAGGGCTTCGACGCGATAGTGACCATCGAGGACGGGCTGCGGGACGGGGGAGTGGGCCAGCAGATCGCCGACCTCGCATCATGCCCCGTCACCGTCCTCGGTGTGTCCCGGCACTTCATCGACCACGCGAGCCGGAAGGACATCCTTGCCCGCGAGCACATGACGGGTGACGATGTCATCACGGCAGTTCGCGCGGCCGCGGGGCACGGCCCGGCCCTGTCGATTGCCAGCGACGCCTGA
- a CDS encoding HRDC domain-containing protein, translated as MGGIRLHGKRTEPTIRHSTGSPVKLDEPQGGIPPLLSTHADMSAAVDSLKKGSGPFAIDTERAQGIRYSNRAYLIQIKREGSGLFLIDPPPLEDHMSGLAEVLAEDEWILHAADQDLPSLRREGLNPPSLWDTEVAALLLGDERVSLQAAISDNLDIQLAKEHSNSDWSTRPLAPELLSYAALDVELLIELRGVQHRRLEEAGRLEWMMQECEHLRTSPPNPPNPEPWRKIGTSLRIRDPRTLAILRELWLERDEIARTRDVGPEKVLPGKALGALAASLPGTLDEVRASSALRSRSRQDLSTRWWAAIERGWDTDNLPSRHAPSKDGLPDVRNWKNRRPEAAERWDIVRPTVLKRAEDLGIRQDALLKPAIQRQLAWEGWDSITSMVDVLYRAGARPWQIEEVAVVLPRSPK; from the coding sequence GTGGGCGGAATTCGCCTGCACGGCAAGCGGACTGAACCCACCATCCGTCACTCCACTGGATCGCCTGTGAAATTAGATGAACCACAGGGCGGGATACCGCCCCTGTTGTCGACGCATGCCGATATGTCGGCGGCAGTCGACTCCCTCAAGAAGGGCAGCGGGCCCTTCGCCATCGACACCGAACGCGCCCAGGGTATCCGCTACTCCAATCGCGCCTACCTCATCCAGATCAAGCGGGAGGGCTCAGGGCTCTTCCTCATCGATCCTCCCCCGCTCGAGGACCATATGTCCGGACTCGCCGAGGTGCTCGCCGAGGATGAATGGATCCTCCACGCTGCGGATCAGGATCTGCCCAGCCTGCGCCGCGAGGGCCTCAACCCGCCGTCCCTGTGGGACACCGAGGTGGCTGCGCTGCTGCTCGGCGACGAGCGGGTCTCCCTTCAGGCCGCGATCTCGGACAATCTCGACATCCAGCTGGCGAAGGAGCATTCCAACTCCGATTGGTCCACTCGCCCGCTTGCCCCGGAGCTCCTGTCGTACGCCGCCCTCGACGTCGAGCTCCTCATCGAGCTCCGCGGGGTCCAGCACCGACGCCTCGAGGAGGCGGGTCGGCTCGAGTGGATGATGCAGGAGTGCGAACACCTGCGCACCAGCCCTCCGAATCCGCCGAACCCCGAACCGTGGCGCAAGATCGGCACCTCACTGAGGATCCGCGACCCCCGTACTCTCGCGATTCTTCGCGAGCTTTGGCTCGAACGCGATGAGATCGCCCGCACCCGCGACGTCGGACCGGAGAAGGTCCTTCCCGGCAAGGCGCTCGGCGCCCTCGCGGCGTCGCTGCCCGGCACCCTCGACGAGGTGCGGGCCTCCTCGGCCCTGCGCTCGCGCTCCCGTCAGGACCTGTCGACCCGCTGGTGGGCTGCGATCGAGCGCGGCTGGGACACCGACAACCTGCCCTCCCGCCATGCTCCGTCGAAGGACGGCCTGCCGGACGTGAGGAACTGGAAGAACCGCAGGCCCGAGGCCGCGGAGCGCTGGGACATCGTTCGACCCACTGTCCTGAAGCGGGCAGAGGATCTCGGAATCCGACAGGATGCCCTCCTCAAGCCCGCAATCCAGCGCCAGCTGGCGTGGGAGGGATGGGATTCGATCACGTCGATGGTCGATGTTCTCTACCGTGCGGGCGCCAGGCCGTGGCAGATCGAAGAGGTGGCCGTCGTCCTACCGCGGTCGCCCAAGTAG
- a CDS encoding DUF3000 domain-containing protein, with protein MTDVPPLFLASLDSMRDHAFRREFRIQEIPAPKRIAPWAAALAAEINTTGAPLDPDGYLGEARFVLLYDPDGQPAWNGSFRIVCHVSAPVETELGDDPLLGEVAWSWLTDALDAHGANYHSLNGTVTRQMDETFRGLHLDDSRVTVEVRASWSPHSEDVSDHLDAWAEFACTASGLNPPSVTPLDRL; from the coding sequence GTGACCGACGTACCGCCGCTGTTCCTCGCGAGTCTCGACTCGATGCGCGACCATGCGTTCCGGCGAGAGTTCCGTATTCAGGAGATTCCCGCCCCGAAGCGGATCGCGCCCTGGGCAGCGGCTCTGGCGGCGGAGATCAACACAACTGGGGCTCCGCTCGACCCGGACGGCTACCTTGGCGAGGCCAGGTTTGTTCTTCTCTACGACCCCGATGGTCAGCCAGCCTGGAACGGCTCCTTCCGGATCGTCTGCCACGTGTCGGCACCCGTTGAGACCGAACTTGGGGATGATCCCCTGCTCGGTGAGGTCGCGTGGTCCTGGCTGACCGATGCGCTGGATGCGCACGGTGCCAATTACCACAGTCTGAACGGCACGGTGACCCGGCAGATGGACGAGACATTCCGTGGTCTACACTTGGACGACAGCCGCGTGACAGTCGAGGTGCGGGCCTCCTGGTCCCCCCATTCCGAAGATGTCTCCGACCATTTGGATGCGTGGGCGGAATTCGCCTGCACGGCAAGCGGACTGAACCCACCATCCGTCACTCCACTGGATCGCCTGTGA
- a CDS encoding lipid II:glycine glycyltransferase FemX codes for MPTSRIVSLPPEEFMSRAAAAGVALPLEQSAAWDRYDVASPGRTPYGRYAWQVDGEDRAFISLTAFSGRGFRYLWAKEGPVWTEAPTARHEERFQSDLMAALKKDRRHAFVRLHAHHRSPRLHELLQSIPFDRTVILDLSLSSEDLLASMKKRGRRDVRKSLRNEDLVASEETARAEEVFDELYDLLKETGDRDGFGIAPKSSYLRMLSSLGPEHARLFTVRAHGEPYCWGIVTVNGPRATYYYAASSAAGRKAGAPDLLVWHMTETLRDAGVTTFDLMGIDSERAPQLAGVRGFKTKFSEEIAEVPGAWDLPLQPVVYHGLTLALKAKRSALTAIRNLRSRPTESSRD; via the coding sequence ATGCCTACGTCTCGCATCGTCTCCCTGCCTCCGGAAGAGTTCATGTCCCGAGCGGCCGCTGCCGGCGTCGCTCTGCCGCTCGAGCAGTCCGCCGCATGGGATCGCTACGATGTGGCGTCCCCGGGCCGAACGCCCTACGGCCGCTATGCGTGGCAGGTTGATGGCGAGGATCGTGCCTTCATCTCCCTCACGGCCTTCTCGGGCCGAGGATTCCGGTACCTGTGGGCGAAGGAGGGCCCGGTATGGACGGAGGCGCCGACTGCACGGCATGAAGAGCGCTTCCAGAGCGACCTCATGGCAGCACTCAAGAAAGACCGGCGGCACGCGTTCGTGCGCCTGCATGCCCACCACAGGTCCCCGCGCCTCCATGAACTCCTCCAGTCGATCCCCTTCGACCGCACCGTTATCCTCGACCTGTCTCTCTCGAGCGAAGACCTGCTCGCCTCGATGAAGAAGCGCGGCCGCCGCGACGTGCGTAAGTCCCTGCGCAACGAGGATCTCGTGGCCTCGGAAGAGACAGCCCGCGCGGAAGAGGTCTTCGATGAGCTCTACGACCTGTTGAAGGAGACCGGGGACCGGGATGGCTTCGGCATCGCACCGAAGTCCTCATACCTGCGGATGCTGAGCTCGCTTGGACCTGAGCATGCGCGGCTGTTCACCGTCCGGGCGCACGGCGAACCGTACTGCTGGGGAATCGTCACCGTCAACGGGCCGCGGGCCACGTACTACTACGCGGCCTCCTCGGCCGCTGGTCGGAAGGCCGGAGCCCCTGACCTCCTCGTCTGGCACATGACGGAAACGCTTCGCGACGCGGGCGTCACCACCTTCGATCTCATGGGCATCGATTCCGAGCGCGCACCGCAGCTGGCCGGAGTCCGAGGCTTCAAAACCAAGTTCTCCGAGGAGATCGCCGAGGTGCCGGGCGCCTGGGATCTGCCCCTCCAGCCTGTCGTCTACCACGGCCTCACGCTCGCGCTCAAGGCCAAGAGGTCGGCCTTGACGGCGATCAGGAACCTGCGGTCACGTCCGACGGAGTCGTCCCGCGACTGA
- a CDS encoding MFS transporter translates to MALRNLLADTRPLQNPHFRRLWSANIITVIGAQMTLVAVPAQLYSMTGSSAYVGLSGIFGLVPLLIFGLWGGALADALDRRRLLIVTVIGIVVTSSLFFVWTALGNTNVWLILLTFSAQQAFFAANQPARISILPQLLPSGQIPAANALNMTVISAGGIAGPLIGGALIPVLGFQWLYFADILLLLPTLLAVIGLPSLVPAGAQKKKAPGWRSVIEGLVYLMGHKILLMSFVVDLIAMIFGMPRALFPQIAHESFGSSMSGGLAFGILYAAIPLGSALGGVFSGWVSRIRHHGLAVILCIIAWGLSMTGFGIAVHFATGAPDHWLWIGAFFLVLGGAADIASAAFRQTMLLTAASDEVRGRLQGVFFVVVSGGPRIADVAHGAAAVYVGTALATGGGGILVVLLVLLCALLVPAFTRYRVEPSVE, encoded by the coding sequence ATGGCGCTGCGCAACCTGCTGGCCGATACTCGGCCGCTGCAGAACCCGCACTTCCGCCGCCTGTGGTCGGCGAACATCATCACGGTCATTGGCGCTCAGATGACACTCGTGGCCGTGCCCGCCCAGCTGTACTCGATGACCGGAAGCTCGGCATATGTCGGACTGTCGGGCATCTTCGGCCTCGTCCCCCTCCTCATCTTCGGGCTCTGGGGCGGCGCCCTGGCCGACGCCCTCGACCGTCGCCGGCTCCTCATCGTCACCGTCATCGGCATCGTCGTCACGTCGTCGCTGTTCTTCGTGTGGACCGCTCTCGGCAACACGAATGTGTGGCTCATCCTCCTCACCTTCTCGGCCCAACAGGCGTTCTTCGCCGCCAACCAGCCGGCCCGGATCTCGATCCTTCCCCAGCTGCTGCCAAGCGGTCAGATACCGGCGGCGAACGCGCTCAACATGACGGTCATCTCAGCCGGTGGTATCGCGGGACCCCTCATCGGCGGGGCCCTCATCCCCGTGCTCGGCTTCCAGTGGCTCTACTTCGCCGACATCCTTCTCCTCCTGCCCACCCTACTCGCCGTCATCGGACTGCCGAGCCTTGTCCCGGCTGGCGCTCAGAAGAAGAAGGCGCCGGGATGGCGGTCGGTCATCGAGGGTCTCGTCTATCTCATGGGCCACAAGATTCTTCTCATGAGCTTCGTCGTCGACCTCATCGCCATGATCTTCGGCATGCCGAGGGCGCTGTTCCCCCAGATCGCCCATGAATCCTTCGGCTCGAGCATGAGCGGTGGCCTCGCGTTCGGGATTCTCTATGCCGCGATACCCCTCGGATCGGCCCTCGGGGGAGTGTTCTCCGGCTGGGTCTCCCGCATCAGACACCACGGTCTCGCCGTCATCCTCTGCATTATTGCCTGGGGGCTATCGATGACAGGCTTCGGCATCGCCGTCCACTTCGCGACCGGCGCGCCCGATCACTGGCTGTGGATCGGCGCCTTCTTCCTCGTCCTGGGCGGAGCGGCAGACATCGCATCGGCCGCCTTCCGCCAGACCATGCTCCTGACGGCCGCAAGTGACGAAGTGCGAGGACGCCTCCAGGGTGTGTTCTTCGTCGTCGTCTCAGGCGGCCCCCGCATCGCCGACGTCGCCCACGGTGCAGCCGCCGTCTATGTCGGAACAGCACTCGCCACGGGCGGCGGCGGAATCCTCGTGGTACTCCTCGTCCTGCTGTGCGCGCTTCTCGTACCGGCCTTCACCCGGTACCGGGTCGAGCCGAGCGTTGAATGA
- the treZ gene encoding malto-oligosyltrehalose trehalohydrolase, whose translation MWAPKPTTLDLLIGGPDWSPGDDFERRPLTREGEYWHVPVLPHGTAYGFSIDGGPMLPDPRSAEQPWGVHGPSRVFDTSTLSWSDGDFDGVDARGAVLYEMHIGTFTAEGTFASAIERLDHLAELGVDMVEIMPVAPFPGERGWGYDGVSWTAVHEAYGGPQGLAKFVDACHRRGLGVCLDVVHNHLGPDGNYLDQFAPYFTDRHETPWGTAINLDDEGSEGVREHILSSALRWFEEFHIDALRLDAIHALIDDSPVHILAELADATRALSGELGRPLTLIAESDLNDPAVISPTDEDGWGMDMQWADDVHHALHAAFTGETHGYYVDFGDENALAKVFRGAFYHDGSESTFRGAPWGTPVPDSIDGHAFVVYDQNHDQVGNRAQGDRPSEHLSEVESLGSLALVILSPFTPMLFQGQEWNTKSRFAFFTDHSEELGPLVSQGRLSEFGAHGWEEIYGPDFVVPDPQAIETFEGSKLDWDEKANNGDILEFVKHLIQIRKGEPSFASPDRLATRLERPAPGQYILHRDTARLVINTSDEKLTVPAGEVLLTRGSVDQGDSITLEPESVAVIR comes from the coding sequence ATGTGGGCACCCAAGCCGACCACTCTCGATCTCCTCATCGGCGGCCCCGACTGGAGTCCCGGCGATGACTTCGAGCGCAGGCCGCTGACGCGCGAGGGCGAGTACTGGCACGTTCCGGTGCTGCCCCACGGCACGGCGTACGGGTTCTCGATCGACGGGGGGCCCATGCTCCCCGATCCGAGGAGCGCCGAACAGCCATGGGGTGTCCACGGGCCGTCCCGCGTCTTCGACACATCGACGCTGTCCTGGTCCGACGGCGACTTCGACGGAGTCGATGCACGGGGTGCGGTGCTGTACGAGATGCACATCGGCACCTTCACCGCCGAGGGCACGTTCGCGTCCGCGATCGAGCGGCTCGATCACCTCGCCGAGCTCGGTGTCGACATGGTCGAGATCATGCCCGTTGCACCCTTCCCGGGTGAGCGGGGCTGGGGATACGACGGGGTGAGCTGGACGGCCGTCCATGAGGCATACGGTGGCCCGCAAGGCCTCGCCAAGTTCGTCGACGCCTGCCACCGGCGCGGCCTCGGAGTCTGCCTCGACGTCGTCCACAACCACCTGGGCCCCGACGGGAACTACCTCGACCAGTTCGCTCCATACTTCACGGATCGGCACGAGACCCCGTGGGGCACGGCGATCAATCTCGACGATGAGGGCAGCGAGGGCGTGCGCGAGCACATCCTGTCCTCTGCGCTGCGCTGGTTCGAGGAGTTCCACATCGACGCCCTGCGTCTCGATGCGATCCACGCCCTCATCGACGACTCCCCCGTTCATATCCTCGCCGAGCTGGCGGACGCGACGAGGGCACTGTCGGGTGAGCTCGGCCGGCCCCTTACTCTCATCGCCGAATCCGATCTCAACGATCCCGCCGTCATCTCCCCCACCGACGAGGACGGATGGGGCATGGACATGCAGTGGGCGGACGACGTCCACCATGCCCTTCACGCCGCCTTCACGGGTGAGACGCACGGCTACTATGTCGACTTCGGCGACGAGAATGCCCTCGCCAAGGTTTTCCGGGGCGCGTTCTATCACGATGGATCGGAGTCGACGTTCAGGGGCGCCCCGTGGGGCACGCCGGTCCCTGACTCAATCGACGGTCACGCCTTCGTCGTCTATGACCAGAACCACGACCAGGTCGGCAACCGCGCTCAGGGCGACAGACCCTCGGAGCACCTCTCCGAAGTCGAATCGCTCGGCTCGCTCGCGCTGGTCATCCTCTCCCCCTTCACGCCCATGCTCTTCCAGGGCCAGGAGTGGAACACAAAGTCCCGGTTCGCGTTCTTCACAGACCACAGCGAGGAGCTCGGCCCACTCGTCTCCCAGGGCAGGCTCTCCGAGTTCGGTGCCCATGGATGGGAGGAGATCTACGGCCCGGATTTCGTGGTGCCGGACCCTCAGGCCATCGAGACCTTCGAAGGCTCGAAGCTCGACTGGGATGAGAAGGCGAACAATGGCGACATCCTTGAGTTCGTCAAGCACCTCATCCAGATCCGCAAGGGCGAGCCGTCCTTCGCCTCGCCCGACCGGCTGGCAACCCGACTCGAGCGTCCCGCACCCGGGCAGTACATCCTCCACCGGGACACGGCACGGCTCGTCATCAATACGTCGGACGAGAAGTTGACGGTCCCCGCCGGCGAGGTTCTCCTCACCCGCGGCAGCGTCGACCAGGGCGACTCGATCACTCTCGAGCCAGAGTCGGTCGCCGTCATCAGGTAG